A single genomic interval of Camelina sativa cultivar DH55 chromosome 11, Cs, whole genome shotgun sequence harbors:
- the LOC104720740 gene encoding probable galacturonosyltransferase 3 isoform X2, whose protein sequence is MGDLSSSWVLENQVTGKKKGSQILRQERRGQRTLELILQQKETDEQMQEAAIEKSTNFENSVIGKYSIWRRDYESPNADAILKLMRDQIIMAKAYANIAKSKNVTNLYAFLVQQYGENQRVIGKATSDADLPSSALDQAKAMGHALSFAKDELYDCHELAKKFRAMLQSTERNVDGLKKKGTFLIQLAAKTFPKPLHCLSLQLAADYYILGFNKEDAVKEDVSRKKFEDPSLYHYAIFSDNVLATSVVVNSTVLNAKEPQKHVFHIVTDKLNFAAMKMWFRISAPADATIQVENINDFKWLNSSYCSVLRQLESARLKEYYFKANHPSSISAGADNLKYRNPKYLSMLNHLRFYLPEVYPKLDKILFLDDDIVVQKDLAPLWGVDMQGKVNGAVETCKESFHRFDKYLNFSNPKISENFDAGACGWAFGMNMFDLKEWRKRNITGIYHYWQDMNEDRTLWKLGSLPPGLITFYNLTYAMERSWHVLGLGYDPALNQTAIENAAVVHYNGNYKPWLGLAFAKYKAYWSKYVEYDNPYLRRCNINE, encoded by the exons ATGGGGGATCTTTCATCTTCTTGGGTTTTGGAGAATCAAGTTACCGGCAAGAAAAAAGGTTCGCAG ATTTTACGTCAGGAAAGGAGAGGTCAACGAACTCTGGAGCTGATACTACAACAAAAGGAAACTGACGAGCAGATGCAAGAAGCAGCCATTGAGAAGTCAACCAACTTTGAAAACTCAGTCATTGGGAAATACAGCATATGGAGGAGAGACTATGAGAGTCCAAATGCTGATGCTATCTTGAAGCTTATGAGAGACCAGATCATAATGGCAAAAGCTTATGCAAATATTGCCAAATCAAAAAATGTAACCAATCTGTACGCATTCTTGGTGCAGCAGTATGGAGAAAATCAACGTGTTATAGGAAAAGCAACCTCTGATGCTGACCTTCCTTCAAG CGCTCTGGATCAAGCAAAAGCCATGGGCCATGCCCTCTCTTTTGCAAAAGACGAGTTATATGACTGCCATGAACTTGCAAAAAAATTCCGGGCCATGCTTCAATCCACAGAACGCAATGTTGATGGACTGAAGAAAAAGGGCACCTTCTTAATTCAGCTAGCTGCCAAAACCTTTCCCAAGCCATTGCATTGCCTGAGTCTGCAGTTAGCGGCAGACTATTATATCCTAGGTTTCAATAAAGAGGATGCAGTCAAAGAGGATGTCAGTCGAAAGAAGTTTGAAGATCCTTCTCTCTATCACTATGCGATATTTTCGGATAATGTTCTGGCCACATCTGTGGTGGTCAATTCCACTGTTTTGAATGCAAAGGAGCCGCAGAAGCATGTGTTCCATATAGTAACTGACAAATTGAACTTTGCTGCAATGAAGATGTGGTTTCGCATCAGTGCTCCTGCCGATGCGACAATTCAAGTTGAAAACATCAACGATTTTAAGTGGCTGAACTCCTCTTATTGCTCTGTTCTACGGCAGCTTGAATCTGCAAGGCTGAAAGAATACTATTTCAAAGCAAATCATCCTTCATCTATCTCTGCTGGCGCAGACAATCTTAAGTACCGCAACCCAAAGTATCTATCAATGCTGAATCATCTCAGGTTCTACCTTCCAGAGGTTTACCCGAAGCTGGACAAGATTCTGTTTTTAGACGATGATATTGTGGTGCAAAAGGACCTGGCACCTCTATGGGGAGTAGACATGCAAGGAAAAGTGAATGGTGCGGTGGAGACGTGCAAGGAGAGCTTCCACAGATTTGACAAGTACCTCAACTTCTCAAATCCAAAGATCTCAGAGAATTTCGACGCAGGTGCTTGCGGGTGGGCATTTGGGATGAATATGTTTGACCTGAAAGAGTGGAGGAAACGGAACATTACAGGGATATATCACTATTGGCAAGACATG AATGAAGACAGAACACTGTGGAAGCTGGGTTCGTTGCCACCGGGGCTGATAACATTTTACAACCTGACATATGCAATGGAGAGGAGCTGGCACGTACTGGGGCTGGGATATGACCCGGCGCTGAACCAAACAGCAATAGAGAATGCAGCGGTAGTGCATTACAATGGGAACTATAAGCCATGGCTGGGTTTGGCATTTGCCAAGTACAAAGCATACTGGTCCAAGTATGTCGAGTATGATAATCCATATCTCCGTCGCTGCAACATCAACGAATGA
- the LOC104720746 gene encoding protein NLP3-like, with translation MLASSLFLYINFIYFVSVWFIKYPSLSLSNTHPALMEESNNSGVVDFPKNFMDELLWEEWWDKENGVASSSRLKERVTCAMRHLQEVMGERELLIQLWVPVERRSGRVLSTEEQPYSLNPFSQSQSLALYRDASAGYSFAAEVGSDQLMGLPGRVFLRRMPEWTPDVRFFRSEEYPRIGYARRYQVRASLAVPLFQGASGNCVAVMEMVTTRRNLEYASQIHTICHALEAFDLRTSQTSSIIPAASLKPHADDDLHTEVASILQGICSWNGLSLAITWGHQDSSTLSALISACYAADQNSRCFLAACSEHHLLGGQGIAGRAFATKKQCFVTDVAIFSKWSYPLSHYAKMLDLHAALAVPLLTRRNRTVQFVLEFFFPRDCLDIQTQRLTLVSQLNQRFQSSPHLMVDDQLAEDVRDTATPLTDHSSRSAQEEATDPKGKSLSFSSSSSSLESRKRKTRAENDITLETLKQHFAGSLKDAAKNIGVCPTTLKRICRQHGISRWPSRKIKKVGHSLRKLQVVMDSVEGVQGSLHLASFYSSFPQLQSSSFPLINPNQTVHVPPPKSPPSLSGSHSSSGSSTCCSSEEQQLSGFQKPALSHPQLLTLSSLQEDQRPARVTSSLPPLPSATASRKAKDGMKVKAMFRDSMLRMCLQPHSRLTDLRREIAKRFGMDDVLTSNFSLKYMDDDQEWVLLTCDADLEECIQVYKSSLEKTIRILVHHPLSLPSFDS, from the exons ATGCTTgcatcatctctctttctctatattaattttatttattttgtctcaGTTTGGTTCATCAAATATCCCTCATTGTCTTTGTCTAACACCCATCCGGCTCTCATGGAAGAAAGCAACAACTCGGGCGTGGTGGACTTCCCTAAAAACTTTATGGACGAGCTCTTGTGGGAGGAGTGGTGGGACAAAGAGAATGGGGTAGCATCATCATCAAGGCTGAAGGAGAGAGTGACTTGCGCCATGAGGCACCTGCAAGAGGTGATGGGAGAAAGGGAGTTGCTGATCCAGCTGTGGGTGCCTGTAGAGAGAAGGAGCGGAAGAGTGCTGAGCACGGAGGAGCAGCCTTACTCTCTCAACCCCTTCTCCCAGAGCCAGAGCCTGGCCCTCTACAGAGACGCCTCAGCCGGCTACAGCTTCGCAGCAGAGGTTGGGTCGGACCAGCTGATGGGGTTGCCTGGGCGCGTGTTCTTGAGGAGGATGCCTGAGTGGACACCGGACGTTCGCTTCTTCAGGAGCGAGGAGTACCCTCGCATAGGATACGCCCGTAGGTACCAGGTTCGAGCCTCCCTCGCTGTACCACTATTCCAAGGAGCGTCGGGGAACTGCGTGGCCGTCATGGAAATGGTCACCACTCGCCGCAACTTGGAGTATGCCTCCCAAATTCACACCATCTGCCATGCCCTTGAG GCCTTTGATCTCCGGACTTCACAAACCTCCTCCATCATTCCTGCAGCCTCTCTCAAG CCCCACGCAGACGACGACCTTCACACAGAGGTGGCCTCGATTCTCCAAGGCATCTGCAGTTGGAACGGACTCTCTCTAGCCATCACGTGGGGGCACCAAGACTCATCCACCCTTTCAGCTCTAATCTCCGCCTGTTACGCCGCTGACCAAAACAGCCGCTGCTTCCTGGCCGCCTGTTCAGAGCACCATCTACTCGGCGGCCAAGGAATCGCTGGAAGAGCTTTTGCTACCAAGAAACAGTGTTTCGTAACAGATGTGGCCATCTTCAGCAAGTGGAGCTACCCTCTCTCCCATTACGCCAAGATGTTGGACCTCCACGCTGCTCTCGCCGTGCCTCTCCTGACCAGACGCAACCGCACCGTCCAATTTGTTCTCGAGTTCTTCTTCCCCAGGGACTGTCTTGACATCCAAACTCAGAGGCTGACCCTCGTCTCCCAACTCAACCAACGCTTCCAGAGCTCACCACATCTGATGGTAGACGACCAACTTGCAGAAGACGTGAGGGACACAGCCACGCCCCTCACAGATCACTCTAGCCGATCAGCACAAGAGGAGGCTACGGATCCCAAGGGCAAGTcgctttcattttcttcttcttcttcctccttggaGAGCCGGAAACGCAAGACAAGGGCTGAAAACGATATCACTTTGGAGACGCTCAAACAACACTTTGCTGGCAGCCTTAAAGACGCTGCTAAAAATATTGGGG TATGTCCGACGACCTTGAAGAGGATCTGCAGACAGCACGGAATCTCAAGGTGGCCATCGAGGAAGATCAAGAAAGTTGGACATTCTCTTCGAAAACTgcaggtg gtgatggactctgTTGAAGGAGTTCAAGGCTCTCTCCATCTCGCCTCCTTCTACTCAAGTTTCCCTCaacttcaatcttcttcttttcctttgatcAATCCAAACCAAACTGTCCATGTGCCTCCTCCTAAGTCGCCACCTTCGTTATCTGGTAGCCATAGCTCGTCAGGTTCAAGTACTTGTTGCTCCTCCGAAGAGCAACAACTTAGTGGCTTTCAAAAACCAGCTCTCAGCCATCCACAGCTACTTACTCTAAGCAGCCTGCAAGAGGACCAGAGGCCAGCTCGTGTTACCTCATCCTTACCCCCATTGCCATCCGCAACAGCTTCAAGGAAAGCAAAGGACGGGATGAAAGTGAAGGCTATGTTTAGGGATTCCATGCTGAGGATGTGCCTGCAGCCCCACTCGCGTCTCACAGACCTCAGAAGAGAGATCGCAAAGCGGTTTGGGATGGATGATGTTTTGACAAGTAACTTCAGCCTCAAGTACATGGACGATGATCAAGAATGGGTTCTACTGACGTGCGATGCTGATCTTGAGGAGTGCATACAAGTCTACAAGTCTTCTCTTGAAAAAACTATCAGAATCTTGGTTCAccatcctctctctcttccttccttTGATTCTTAA
- the LOC104720745 gene encoding uncharacterized protein LOC104720745, whose amino-acid sequence MEPCDSAIPDSDGGAKTPSKDSQSKNTPVQQDSISLGVKKPPTNSPVNPLSPATNVASGRLVYVRRRVEVDTSKAAASTAPPKEPPTVAVAVAVAASPKEPPTVAVAVASSSPQGPPSHRLDWEERYDHLQTLLNKLNESDRNDHVQMLWSLPSSELSKHAVELEKRSIQFSLEEAREMQRVAALNVLGRSVHSLKTSSNDRE is encoded by the exons ATGGAACCTTGCGATTCTGCAATTCCCGATTCCGACGGCGGAGCAAAGACTCCATCAAAAGATTCACAAAGCAAGAACACACCCGTCCAACAAGATTCGATATCACTTGGGGTAAAGAAACCTCCGACGAACTCTCCTGTGAATCCATTATCTCCGGCCACTAATGTTGCAAGCGGGCGACTTGTATATGTCCGCAGAAGAGTCGAGGTTGACACTTCCAAAGCTGCTGCTAGCACAGCTCCGCCTAAGGAACCACCAACCGTGGCTGTGGCTGTGGCTGTGGCAGCTTCGCCTAAGGAACCACCAACCGTGGCTGTGGCTGTGGCCAGCTCTTCCCCTCAGGGACCGCCCAGCCATAGGTTAGACTGGGAAGAGCGTTACGATCATCTTCAAACGCTTCTTAATAAGCTTAATGAATCTGATCGCAACGATCATGTACAGA TGCTTTGGTCACTTCCCTCCTCCGAGCTTAGCAAGCATGCTGTTGAGTTGGAAAAGAGGTCTATTCAATTCTCTCTCGAGGAAG CGAGAGAGATGCAGCGTGTAGCGGCTTTAAACGTGTTAGGACGGTCTGTGCACAGTCTAAAAACTTCATCAAATGACAGAGAATAG
- the LOC104720742 gene encoding uncharacterized protein YGR127W-like isoform X1, with the protein MCIAVFLWQSHPLYPFLLFLNRDEDHNRPTEALRWWEDGETLGGRDLLGGGTWLGCTRQGRIAFLTNFREASSFPAAKSRGDLPLRYLQSRKSPAEFAEDIHDEIALYNGFNLVVAHVLSKSMVYITNRPLHGHKLVTQVSPGIHVLSNANLDSPWPKCVRLREGFQQLLADNRSSEFPVKTMVEQVMTNTVKDQDTELPHVYTPETEYQLSSIFVDMQRPTGRYGTRSISTISIKSHSEVCFYERHLEEGDSWKEHTQQFVIIQNDESI; encoded by the exons ATGTGCATAGCAGTGTTTCTTTGGCAATCGCATCCGCTTTACCCTTTCCTTCTATTTCTGAACAGAGATGAAGATCACAACAG GCCGACGGAGGCGCTGCGTTGGTGGGAAGACGGTGAGACGTTGGGAGGAAGAGACCTGCTTGGCGGCGGTACGTGGCTGGGCTGCACGAGGCAAGGCCGGATCGCTTTCCTCACCAATTTCAGGGAAGCCTCATCCTTCCCTGCTGCTAAATCCCGTGGAGATCTGCCTCTTCGTTACTTGCAG AGCCGTAAGAGTCCGGCCGAGTTTGCCGAGGATATCCACGATGAAATTGCTCTTTACAATGGCTTCAACCTGGTAGTCGCTCATGTCTTGTCCAAATCCATGGTTTACATTACCAACCGGCCTCTCCATGGTCACAAGCTCGTGACTCAAGTCTCTCCGGGTATCCATGTCCTTTCCAACGCCAACCTCGACTCTCCTTGGCCCAAG TGTGTGAGGCTGAGAGAGGGTTTTCAACAGCTTCTCGCTGACAACCGTAGCAGTGAATTCCCCGTGAAGACCATGGTGGAGCAGGTGATGACCAATACTGTCAAGGACCAAGACACCGAGCTGCCTCACGTTTACACACCAGAGACGGAATACCAACTCAGCTCCATCTTCGTCGACATGCAGAGACCAACT GGGCGTTATGGGACCAGAAGCATCTCCACGATCAGCATCAAGTCCCATAGTGAGGTATGCTTTTACGAGAGGCATCTTGAAGAAGGTGATTCATGGAAGGAGCACACTCAACAGTTTGTAATTATACAAAACGACGAGAGCATTTGA
- the LOC104720742 gene encoding uncharacterized protein YGR127W-like isoform X2, with product MCIAVFLWQSHPLYPFLLFLNRDEDHNRPTEALRWWEDGETLGGRDLLGGGTWLGCTRQGRIAFLTNFREASSFPAAKSRGDLPLRYLQSRKSPAEFAEDIHDEIALYNGFNLVVAHVLSKSMVYITNRPLHGHKLVTQVSPGIHVLSNANLDSPWPKCVRLREGFQQLLADNRSSEFPVKTMVEQVMTNTVKDQDTELPHVYTPETEYQLSSIFVDMQRPTKHLHDQHQVP from the exons ATGTGCATAGCAGTGTTTCTTTGGCAATCGCATCCGCTTTACCCTTTCCTTCTATTTCTGAACAGAGATGAAGATCACAACAG GCCGACGGAGGCGCTGCGTTGGTGGGAAGACGGTGAGACGTTGGGAGGAAGAGACCTGCTTGGCGGCGGTACGTGGCTGGGCTGCACGAGGCAAGGCCGGATCGCTTTCCTCACCAATTTCAGGGAAGCCTCATCCTTCCCTGCTGCTAAATCCCGTGGAGATCTGCCTCTTCGTTACTTGCAG AGCCGTAAGAGTCCGGCCGAGTTTGCCGAGGATATCCACGATGAAATTGCTCTTTACAATGGCTTCAACCTGGTAGTCGCTCATGTCTTGTCCAAATCCATGGTTTACATTACCAACCGGCCTCTCCATGGTCACAAGCTCGTGACTCAAGTCTCTCCGGGTATCCATGTCCTTTCCAACGCCAACCTCGACTCTCCTTGGCCCAAG TGTGTGAGGCTGAGAGAGGGTTTTCAACAGCTTCTCGCTGACAACCGTAGCAGTGAATTCCCCGTGAAGACCATGGTGGAGCAGGTGATGACCAATACTGTCAAGGACCAAGACACCGAGCTGCCTCACGTTTACACACCAGAGACGGAATACCAACTCAGCTCCATCTTCGTCGACATGCAGAGACCAACT AAGCATCTCCACGATCAGCATCAAGTCCCATAG
- the LOC104720740 gene encoding probable galacturonosyltransferase 3 isoform X1 codes for MTFSRCFLHAFLCLVLLHDVHVGGAIFESQAPHRELKAYRPLQDCRGCNNLEDAHASSAAALHYDPDLKDLNIVATYSDHYGHIRLGRVKMGDLSSSWVLENQVTGKKKGSQILRQERRGQRTLELILQQKETDEQMQEAAIEKSTNFENSVIGKYSIWRRDYESPNADAILKLMRDQIIMAKAYANIAKSKNVTNLYAFLVQQYGENQRVIGKATSDADLPSSALDQAKAMGHALSFAKDELYDCHELAKKFRAMLQSTERNVDGLKKKGTFLIQLAAKTFPKPLHCLSLQLAADYYILGFNKEDAVKEDVSRKKFEDPSLYHYAIFSDNVLATSVVVNSTVLNAKEPQKHVFHIVTDKLNFAAMKMWFRISAPADATIQVENINDFKWLNSSYCSVLRQLESARLKEYYFKANHPSSISAGADNLKYRNPKYLSMLNHLRFYLPEVYPKLDKILFLDDDIVVQKDLAPLWGVDMQGKVNGAVETCKESFHRFDKYLNFSNPKISENFDAGACGWAFGMNMFDLKEWRKRNITGIYHYWQDMNEDRTLWKLGSLPPGLITFYNLTYAMERSWHVLGLGYDPALNQTAIENAAVVHYNGNYKPWLGLAFAKYKAYWSKYVEYDNPYLRRCNINE; via the exons ATGACGTTCTCGAGATGCTTCCTTCATGCCTTCTTATGCCTG GTATTGCTACATGATGTTCATGTCGGTGGAGCCATTTTTGAGTCACAAGCACC CCACAGAGAACTTAAAGCTTATCGTCCGCTGCAAGATTGTCGTGGCTGTAATAATCTAGAG GATGCGCACGCTTCCTCAGCTGCTGCTCTACACTACGATCCAGATCTCAAA GATCTGAACATAGTTGCCACATACAGTGACCATTATGGCCATATACGGCTTGGTAGGGTGAAAATGGGGGATCTTTCATCTTCTTGGGTTTTGGAGAATCAAGTTACCGGCAAGAAAAAAGGTTCGCAG ATTTTACGTCAGGAAAGGAGAGGTCAACGAACTCTGGAGCTGATACTACAACAAAAGGAAACTGACGAGCAGATGCAAGAAGCAGCCATTGAGAAGTCAACCAACTTTGAAAACTCAGTCATTGGGAAATACAGCATATGGAGGAGAGACTATGAGAGTCCAAATGCTGATGCTATCTTGAAGCTTATGAGAGACCAGATCATAATGGCAAAAGCTTATGCAAATATTGCCAAATCAAAAAATGTAACCAATCTGTACGCATTCTTGGTGCAGCAGTATGGAGAAAATCAACGTGTTATAGGAAAAGCAACCTCTGATGCTGACCTTCCTTCAAG CGCTCTGGATCAAGCAAAAGCCATGGGCCATGCCCTCTCTTTTGCAAAAGACGAGTTATATGACTGCCATGAACTTGCAAAAAAATTCCGGGCCATGCTTCAATCCACAGAACGCAATGTTGATGGACTGAAGAAAAAGGGCACCTTCTTAATTCAGCTAGCTGCCAAAACCTTTCCCAAGCCATTGCATTGCCTGAGTCTGCAGTTAGCGGCAGACTATTATATCCTAGGTTTCAATAAAGAGGATGCAGTCAAAGAGGATGTCAGTCGAAAGAAGTTTGAAGATCCTTCTCTCTATCACTATGCGATATTTTCGGATAATGTTCTGGCCACATCTGTGGTGGTCAATTCCACTGTTTTGAATGCAAAGGAGCCGCAGAAGCATGTGTTCCATATAGTAACTGACAAATTGAACTTTGCTGCAATGAAGATGTGGTTTCGCATCAGTGCTCCTGCCGATGCGACAATTCAAGTTGAAAACATCAACGATTTTAAGTGGCTGAACTCCTCTTATTGCTCTGTTCTACGGCAGCTTGAATCTGCAAGGCTGAAAGAATACTATTTCAAAGCAAATCATCCTTCATCTATCTCTGCTGGCGCAGACAATCTTAAGTACCGCAACCCAAAGTATCTATCAATGCTGAATCATCTCAGGTTCTACCTTCCAGAGGTTTACCCGAAGCTGGACAAGATTCTGTTTTTAGACGATGATATTGTGGTGCAAAAGGACCTGGCACCTCTATGGGGAGTAGACATGCAAGGAAAAGTGAATGGTGCGGTGGAGACGTGCAAGGAGAGCTTCCACAGATTTGACAAGTACCTCAACTTCTCAAATCCAAAGATCTCAGAGAATTTCGACGCAGGTGCTTGCGGGTGGGCATTTGGGATGAATATGTTTGACCTGAAAGAGTGGAGGAAACGGAACATTACAGGGATATATCACTATTGGCAAGACATG AATGAAGACAGAACACTGTGGAAGCTGGGTTCGTTGCCACCGGGGCTGATAACATTTTACAACCTGACATATGCAATGGAGAGGAGCTGGCACGTACTGGGGCTGGGATATGACCCGGCGCTGAACCAAACAGCAATAGAGAATGCAGCGGTAGTGCATTACAATGGGAACTATAAGCCATGGCTGGGTTTGGCATTTGCCAAGTACAAAGCATACTGGTCCAAGTATGTCGAGTATGATAATCCATATCTCCGTCGCTGCAACATCAACGAATGA